Genomic DNA from Chitinivibrionales bacterium:
TTTGTCGGGGAAATCGACGAGGCCCGGGTGTGTACGGTGGCGCGCTCCGATGACTGGAACAAACTCTGCTACATGAACCAGAAACCCGTCGACGCGCTGGTGTCCTTCAAATGACTCTTCACCTTATACAAAGGAGAACAGTATGATCTTAACGCAACGGAACGCGGCCGCGCTTTGCGCGGCGCTTGCCTGCCTCGCATTGGCGCCGGGCGCCTCCCGCGCGCAGACCTGGGACACCCTTCACAAGTCGGAATATTCGGTGTGGGTCACGCCGGACTACAACCTTGCCGCGTGCAACACCTACAAGAACAACATCGACTCGGTGGCGGCCGAGCTCGACAAGGCCATACCGTCCATCGTGCAGGACCTGGGGATCGGGCCGCCGCAGAAGCCCCAGCACGTGCAGATCGACTCTGGCTGCGGCGTGGGCTGCTTCAGCGGGTGGTCGGGCGGCGGCGACGTGGGCTACGCGCTGAGCGATTTCTACGGCCGGCCGCAGATCGGCGACGGGCTGCGGTGGATACGCGGCGTGATCATCGGCGAGGTGATCAACTCGACCACGGGCGCGGTGAGCGGCGACTGGCCGCGCGACTGGTGGTGCGACGACGTGTGGTATTTTCCCGGCTTCATGGCGGGCGAGCTGCTCAAGCAGTCGGTGGACACAGCGTTCGGAAATTATTGGTTGACAAGCGAGAAATACCCGACGTATCCGGTGTACAACACCTTCAAGGGCCTGCTGACGCAGCTGGGCTGGGCCTATTACAAGAACTTCTTCGCAACCGTGCTTGCCGATTCCATGCATTGGGACCAGGTCGGCCCCAACCCGTCCAAAATCAAGACGGATTACGTGATCGCGTACATGAGCCTTGCCGCAGGAAGGAACCTGGCCCCTGACTTCATCACCGACAAAGTGGCGAACGTGGATTCCGTTGAAGTCGCCGCCATCATGAGCGTCGAACAGGGGCTCGTGGCCGCCACAAAAAGCAGGCTCAATGTTGCGACGGCGTGGGCCGATTTCAGGAAGGGAGACTATGCCTCGGCAAAAGCCATTCTAGATCAGCTTGGCGTCGCTGTCCGTTATGCGGTCTCACGCGCGGAGCAGGCTGCCGGTTTCGGCGTTCCGCGTGAAATGACGGTCTATTCGCTTGCCGGACAAAAACTCTATTGCGGTATTGTCAAGGACATTTCCAAGATAACAAGGATCACGCGGCAGAGCGTTATCGTCTGTTATCAATATAACAATGAAACGGTGTTCATAAAGAAAGCGTTCTTGACACGATAGGAAGACTTGATGTGCCTCAGTCCGCCCGCAGCACGCACCGGAAGCCGATGAAGTCGTGCGGCGGCTGGAACTTTCCGGGAAACGGGGCGAAGTAATACCGGAAGCCGGCGCTCAGGACGGGCAGGTAATAAATATACCAGCAACCGCCGCGCGCGACGCGGTAATCGCCCGGCAACGGGCCGGCGGGATCGGTCGCGGCTGCCGTGTCGTAGGGGCCGTACCAGTCGTTGCACCATTCCCACAGGTCGCCCGCCATGTCGTAGAGGCCGAAGCGATTCGGCAGCTTTTGCGCGACCGGGTGCATGGTTGACTGGCTGTTCGCGTAGTACCAGCAGTAGTTTCCGTCCACCGTGTCGCCCCAGTAATAATCGGACGTGGACCCCGCGCGGTACGCGTATTCGTATTCCGCCTCGGTGGGGAGGCGGTATCCCTTTCTGTCAAGGTGTATCCCAAGGGCGCCCAGCGAACCGCAGCCGGCGCCGGAAATGACGGATATTGACGAAAAGGAATACACCGTGTCCAGGCCGGCCGCCCTGCTCCTGGCGTTGCAGAACAGCGCGGCATCGAACCAGGTCACGGTTTCAACGGGCAAGTCGGGGCTTCCCGTGAAATAGGAGGGATTTTCCTTCATAAGCGCCTGGTATGCCTGTTGTGTCACCGGCGTGGTGTCCATGTAGAAAGTAGAAACGGTCACCGCGTGAATGGGCTCGGCGATCCCCGCTTCACCCATGAGAAATGCGCCACCCCGAATAAGGCGCATGCCGTCAAGGGGATCCGCGGCATGACCGGCGGGGAAGGGCTCGGTCCCGCAGCCGGAAAGAACGATTCCCAGTGCGGATAATGCCAATGCGATGAGGAATGAAGCTTTCATAAAAGTCTGACGATGGTTGATTGTTTAAAAAATACTTTATCGGAATAAAGCTGTTTTATCAAGTTTGATATAAGGATCCCCGCATGAGAGAAATTATCAAATCAAATATGCGATCCGGTTTGGTGGCCCTGGTTTTTGCCGCCGCTGTTCATGGCCTGGCCACGGCGTCGGGCCGGGTGCGCTGCGTCACGGGGTTCCCATAAAAGGCGCCCTGGTGAAGCTGGTCACCCTTAACTTGACAACAACGACCGACGACTCCGGAAACTACGGTTTTTCCTCTGTAAATGCCCGGTCTTTTTCCCCTCATAGTGATCATCCGGGATATTCCATCTTTGCAAAGGGCTCCCGGATCAATCTTGTCGTTACTGAACCAAAAAAATTAACTTGGAGTTTTTTGATCTTGCCGGTCGGAGGGCGGGAATCATGCTCGAAGGCGTCCTTTCTCCCGGAAGACACCCCAATGTACGTTTATTATGGAAGCCGCTGTTCACTGTCGATTGCGTCCGGAGATTCATTGGTCTTGACAATGGTGACCGTTGGATCTTGCATTGGCTGCACCATGGTTAAAGCGGGCGGCTATGCCGATCAGTGTATTCTCAAGACGATGTTTGTTCCGAACAGTGGAGCAAGGGATTCAATGGTACTCATCGGGCCAAGAGTCAGCGGGGGAACTAAATACAAAGTGCATTCTCGTTTGCCTATGCTCGATAAAGATGCCGGGCCGATGAAACTATATGATTTGTCCGGGCGGTGCATTGACAAAATGAAAGTCAGGAGAACTGGAGTATATATCGCGACCTATGGACCGCAGGGGGTTTTGTCAAAAAAGCTGATGATTCGTGATTAATGGCCTCGGAAAGGCATGATCATCATCGAGCCATTCGTCGGGTCCACCATCAAAATAGCCGTTAGCAGATGACACCGTTGACTCAGATCGACGGCCGCTAACCCGGAGGCCATCCCAGTTCCCGTCCCGCGAGGATGTGCGCGTGCAGGTGCGGCACGAGCTGGCCCGCGTGCTCGCCCGAGTTGATCACAATCCGGTACCCGCCCGCAACAAGCCCTTCCTTCTTCACGGCCTTTCCAATGGCTTCCATCAGGTTTTTCAACACATCGGTTTTTTTTTCAGGCACGTCTTGGATCGTTTGAAAATGCTCCTTGGGCACGGCGATCAGGTGCGTGGGCGCCACGGGGTTGATGTCCTTGAAGATGAGGGCGTGCTCGTCCTCGTACACTTTACTCGACGGAATCTGGCCCGTGATGATTTTGCAGAAAATGCAGTCAGGCATAGGTTTAGTCTCCTTTTTTTTGTTTATTAATGATAATGGCGCCTGCCGGTCGCGGCACCGGTTCTCCCTCCGGTCTCGCCTTCGGCTCGGGCCGCCGCGGCGGCGAAGTTCTTGTTAGTCAAGTTACTCCGCCGGCGCCGACCGGGCAGCCAACATCTTAATAACAAAATAAATGTTTGCGGCAATGACGCTTGATGATAAAAGGCGTTTTACCTAGTGCCCTTATAATATCTCTT
This window encodes:
- a CDS encoding SUMF1/EgtB/PvdO family nonheme iron enzyme, translated to MKASFLIALALSALGIVLSGCGTEPFPAGHAADPLDGMRLIRGGAFLMGEAGIAEPIHAVTVSTFYMDTTPVTQQAYQALMKENPSYFTGSPDLPVETVTWFDAALFCNARSRAAGLDTVYSFSSISVISGAGCGSLGALGIHLDRKGYRLPTEAEYEYAYRAGSTSDYYWGDTVDGNYCWYYANSQSTMHPVAQKLPNRFGLYDMAGDLWEWCNDWYGPYDTAAATDPAGPLPGDYRVARGGCWYIYYLPVLSAGFRYYFAPFPGKFQPPHDFIGFRCVLRAD
- a CDS encoding histidine triad nucleotide-binding protein, producing the protein MPDCIFCKIITGQIPSSKVYEDEHALIFKDINPVAPTHLIAVPKEHFQTIQDVPEKKTDVLKNLMEAIGKAVKKEGLVAGGYRIVINSGEHAGQLVPHLHAHILAGRELGWPPG